In Chlorobiota bacterium, the sequence TTCCGGCGCACAGCATCACCACCCGTTGGCCCGCTCCGGTGGCGGCAATCCGTTGGGCAACGGCGCGTGCGTTCAGCAATGCGCCGCAAAGCACGGTGTGCGCGCCGTGGGTTTGCTGGAATGCGCGGGTTCCGTTGGTTGTGGTCATCACCACGGTCCGCCCCGCAACGGTTGCGGCATTGCAGGAAGCGGGAGAATTGCCAAGTTGAAAGCCGGGGATTGGAAGCGAGTTCCGTTCGCCGGCAAGCACAGTTCGGTCGGTTCCAAGCCGGTGGGCGATTGCCACGGCGTTTTCCACGGAGTCGGTGGGGATCACTTCGCGCGCGCCGGCCATCAGTGCCGCGATGATGGTGCTGCTGGCACGCAGCACGTCAATAACCACCGCCGTGGCATCGCGCAATGTGGGGCCGGATGCAAACGCCGAAGGTGTGAATCGGACGTCAAGGATCATGGAGTTGAAGCAGTTCAGGGCCTTACAGGATTTCCAACAAAGGCAATATGCTGCCCCATAATGGCCAGAACAACAAGAATAATCTTGAAGTTGTCAGGCAAAACAGCTCAAGTAATGATTCACTTGAACTGAAATTTGCGAACGGTGAAGCGGGAAACCGTGCTGACCGAAAGTGCCGATGGAAGAGGGTGAGAAAAGAAATTTTTGCGAAAACAACGCAAGCCCAGCTCCCAAGCCATGAAGATAGGCCGGTAGCAAAGGGATGCGTTCCCAACACACAACCATTCCACGAATGACCCAACCACCAGCCCAACAGCCAACCCAACGGCCAATAGACCTCCGCAGCGATACCGTCACCAAGCCAACGCCGGGGATGATCGAGGCGATGATGTCGGCCCAGCTTGGCGATGATGTCTATTCCGAGGACCCAACGGTGAACCAGTTGGAAGAGTACGTTGCCGACCTGCTGGGGCACGAAGCCGCGCTGTTTGTCCCAACCGGGGTGATGGGCAACCAGCTTTGCTTGAAGGTCCTGACCAACCCCGGCAACGAGGTCCTGCTTGGCGAGCGAAGCCACATTTTCAACTACGAGACCGGCGCGCCCGCGCTTCTTTCCGGGGTTCAGGTTCACATCCTTCCCGATGATGATGGATGGATGGAGCTTCCCGCCATTGAAGCCGCAATCAGGGAAGATGCCTACTATCTTCCCCAAACAACCGTGATTGCCGTTGAGCAAACCCACAACCGCGCCGGCGGAAGCGTGATCCCGATGGAGCATCTGCGGCAGATTGTGGAGCTGGGGCGGGGCAAAGGGATTGGCCTTCATCTGGATGGAGCGCGGCTTTGGAATGCCTGCGTGGCCACCGGAATTTCCCCGCGCCAGTACGCCTCCCAGTTCGACACCGTCTCGGTCTGCTTATCGAAGGGATTGGGCGCGCCGATTGGCTCGGTGATGGCTTCAACAGCCAAGCGTGTGACGCTGGCGCGGAAGTTCCGCAAAGCCTGGGGCGGTGGGTGGCGGCAAGCCGGAATCCTTG encodes:
- a CDS encoding 2-phosphosulfolactate phosphatase; this encodes MILDVRFTPSAFASGPTLRDATAVVIDVLRASSTIIAALMAGAREVIPTDSVENAVAIAHRLGTDRTVLAGERNSLPIPGFQLGNSPASCNAATVAGRTVVMTTTNGTRAFQQTHGAHTVLCGALLNARAVAQRIAATGAGQRVVMLCAGSHGNFSMDDALGAGAIVNELLAIEGLNPKPLDSANAALQLFKQAEHNLAEALQQGDHGTHLLAIGCQDDIRFCAQLNLDGAPVPLFDGSQLRIAADAAPQSQLRF
- a CDS encoding aminotransferase class I/II-fold pyridoxal phosphate-dependent enzyme; the encoded protein is MTQPPAQQPTQRPIDLRSDTVTKPTPGMIEAMMSAQLGDDVYSEDPTVNQLEEYVADLLGHEAALFVPTGVMGNQLCLKVLTNPGNEVLLGERSHIFNYETGAPALLSGVQVHILPDDDGWMELPAIEAAIREDAYYLPQTTVIAVEQTHNRAGGSVIPMEHLRQIVELGRGKGIGLHLDGARLWNACVATGISPRQYASQFDTVSVCLSKGLGAPIGSVMASTAKRVTLARKFRKAWGGGWRQAGILAACGLFGLRHQMDRLREDHQKAACFAEILSRSPMIEIPRFPETNIVVFKTVGFDLLRLADVMKGEGVWLSTAFKGLLRAVFHLDVTLEQSAHAAQAIVAALERENKVAAGL